The stretch of DNA TGGGTGAACTGATTGAGACGATTGAACACACGGACGGTAGCGGGGATGAATTCTGGGATCACACGACGTCCTCGAGGCAGGTGATCGCCAGCGGTGTCTACATCGCAGTCATTGAGGATAAAGATACTGGCAAGACAGCAATCAAGAAATTCGTTGTCATTCGTTGAGATGAGTACGCCGGGACAATTTTTCACTTAATAGTGACCCAATAAAGTAAAGGTGACATTATGAAGAAATTCAGTCTTCCCACCATGTTCACGTTAACCTTGGTCATCGTTGGACTCATGGTATCCAGCGCGTTCAGCCAGGAGGACGAACAAGAGAAGCGGGCTCAGACCGGCATGAAGTTCTTGAGTTTCTCCGTCGATGCTCGTGCAGCCGCCCTGGGCAACGCGATGACGGCAGACGATCAGGGATCGGCCGCATCCATGTTCTACAACCCTGCCAGCATGGCACGGTTGAACAGCACCGTGGGTGTGGTATTAGGGATGACCCAGTGGATCGCGGATATCAATTACAACGCTGCCGGCGTGACCTTTCGGCCCAGCGGTGGACTCTATGGCGTTTTCGGGCTCTCGCTTCTTTCTGTGGACTATGGTGATATTACGGAAACAATACGGTCCGACGTTGAAGCCGGGTACGAAGATGTTGGAACGTTTAGCCCCTCCGCGCTTGCCATAGGCGTGGGGTACGCTCATGCACTCACGGATCAATTCTCAGTGGGCGGTAACGTAAAGTACGTGAAGGAGGATCTTGGGAAGAGTGTGATGCGTTTTGATGATAATGATAATCTGGAGAGAGAAGACAACATCCAGAGTACTGTGGCGTTCGATTTCGGTGTTCTCTATCATACGGGGTTCCGGAGCCTGAATTTTGCCATGAGTGCCCGG from Candidatus Neomarinimicrobiota bacterium encodes:
- a CDS encoding PorV/PorQ family protein, with the translated sequence MKKFSLPTMFTLTLVIVGLMVSSAFSQEDEQEKRAQTGMKFLSFSVDARAAALGNAMTADDQGSAASMFYNPASMARLNSTVGVVLGMTQWIADINYNAAGVTFRPSGGLYGVFGLSLLSVDYGDITETIRSDVEAGYEDVGTFSPSALAIGVGYAHALTDQFSVGGNVKYVKEDLGKSVMRFDDNDNLEREDNIQSTVAFDFGVLYHTGFRSLNFAMSARNFSRDLTYAEETFELPLSFRIGIGMDLIDFTGMDRDMHSFLLSIDTERPRDFDEMIRVGGEYLFMNTLAVRGGYAFPTDEQGINFGVGVQRGFGNLGLHIDYAYTQFGVFDNVNRVALQLSF